The region TCTCTGCCATGGACCAGCTGGCGGATCTCatcatctgagtgtgtgtgaatgtgtgtgtgtgtgtttgtgtgcggggtgggaaagagagagagagagagagagagagaggatgtgatgtgatgtcatTAGAGGTTTACTCTGCCTCAAATCTACTGCTCCGACACAGCAGGAGCAGAATAAATGAAGAGGGAGGGTAATGTACATACACAAGTGAACAATTACATGTATGCAAGAGACTAAACGAGCGATGGAGGAGGCTGATGTTGACTGTAGTTGGTGTACTGTCTTATTATTAGCACTGAAATACATAGAAAACAATTTTTATATGATTGAATCCAAATAGAGTGAAGGACATCTACATACAAGTCATAAATGGAATTACATAATGAATGCTGTTCTTTCTGTCTCATCTCCCATTTAATCATGGCCTTAGTACCCCCTCCCCATGCTCCTCCAATCatcgtgtttgtttgtttccagatGTGAGGATTAGTCGCCCGCTGCCCGATTCTTATTTCCCAATGTTGCTCTCGGTTCAATCATCTGAATTTAAGCACCGAGATGAACAGCTGGCAAGTTTTCACCTGCAGGAGGCATTTAGAATATAATCTGCTCTCAACATCAACAGATCAACTGAAAAATAAGGTGCGCTGAAAACATAGTCATTACGGTAATTCGTATGATGCAGATTTGTTTAATATCGGCTTCAGTTGAGTTTTCTTTGTCGGTACCAACATCTGGCTCCCTCCTGTTTACTCACCGACAAACCAGATGTGCATTTCAAATCACTGTCATGATTCTGTTTTGAGAGTTTTAAGTCTATGCAGCACTGGGAAAGgtcagagatggaaaaaaggaaaaaggactaaatgaaagaggaaaacaaaattgAAGAAGGATGTGAACTTTTGATCTCAGCATGACGGCGATGGAGAATCCTCCATAACTGAGGATGATTGTGTCTGTTGATGGTATGTAGTGCGGCAGACTTTATATTAAAGAGTTTTGATGTCCTAAAATGTATAGAAATGCATTTTTAAGCCgacagaaataaacagaggGAAGGCTGATAAACAGACATCAGATCATGATTGCAAACTTTGAGTTGTCTCCGCACTGACgatgttcagtgtgtaaataaaatatataatctgTACAGAATtaataagaaaataacaattttaaaGACCTGCCTGAGCAGCTGTGGTTTGTTGATGGTTGGTTTCTCTGTCACAAAAATGGCCTAAATTTAAAAATCATGGTTTTTACTGGAGAAAAGAAGACTGGCtttgtgatctgtgtgtgtgagagagagagagagaaaaagagagagtgtgtgtgtgtgagtgaatgcaGGGTCGGTCCTGGTGAATTTCTTCTGAGGAACAGAGGGATCagccaacacatacacacacattctaccCATGAGATTAATTTCAGTCTTCTTCATTTATCACTTTCcgttcttttcttcttttttttttttactttgtgcgtttatttgtgtgtgtgtgtgtcgccctCTGTTCCATCTTCACGTTCACTGAGTTTGACCCATTGTCTCGACTGTAACCTcaatttctcctccttttttttttctttgatttgtttttttcattgccTCTTGGGACTGCTAATAAAATGAGGTTAAAAGCGCAACTCCACACGTTgcttctctcttttgtttttctttgccttcCAGAGAGAGAGCCTTTATTAGAAATATTCACTTCACATTGCTCTACTAATGACATTTACATTATTGaacaattttgtttttttccaaattacaaaacattttcacttcctctcaAGGGGCTGTGTTTTTACTCTCATGGTTAAAGAGatgaacacattttctgtttcaacaCTTGGGACAGCCAGCAGTTGGAGGCAATAtgcttttgtgttgtttgtccatcccattcttgtgaacatctGAGGGACGCCTTTTCACTTGAACTCGAAATCAACAGATTCAATTTgaggtggtcaaaggtcaaggtcgctgtgacctccttgtcaatcaatcaaatcatatatttgtatagcccaagtCACAAATTGCCTCATATGGCTTAAGAAGGTGCAATATTCTCTGTTCTCAACCCTTGATATAAGAGTGAGGAAGGAAACTAccccaaaaaaaacttttaattgGAAAGAAACgtttagaaacctcagagagagtcatGTGTGACGGAGCACTCCAGGACGGACAGATGTGCGTGAATGTAACATATCAGAAACATGtcatatctcaagtctgcctttgGTGAATTCCTTCAAAGTTTGACCAGTTTTCAATTGGACTCAGATGATTTCAATGGTCAAGGGTCACAGTGAAAACTTAAGTGTTCTAAAACTGCAGTGCAATAAttctactttttatttgaactgAACCTTTATGTGtagagagcaggaggaaacaTGAAGCATTCTTTATGTCCTGGTGATCATTTAGCAGAGGGTGATTGTGGCGCCCACCCAGCCAAGGTGAAACCCCGGGTAGACGGCATCAGTGAAGGAAGTTTGGAAGGTGTGGAGGAGGGTCAGTGAGCCACAGGAGGAGACCAAGTAGAACGACAGTGTCCCCCCTGACCAGTCCAGAAAGACTGCTACTTTGTTGGAGCTGGGTGTGATGGTCAGAGCAGTGTTTGTGGCGTTGTGCACGACCCTGAAGCTATCGTTTGTGCAGCTGAGGCCCCAGGAAGAGTCATTCCGGCCTAACCAGCTGTCGCCTCCCTCTCCCTTCCTGCACATACGTCTGTAGGCTACTCCTATGAAAGTTTTCCCACTCCATTCTGTCTCCCAGTAGCACCGGCCGCTCAGTCCCTCTTGACACAACACCTGTCTCCAGAAATCAAACCTCTCACGGTGATCGGGATACGACTGTGGTGTGCTACGGTCTGCTTTTGTGTTCTCCTTGGACAGAGCCAGGTCTTTGTGCGCTGTGTTTGGGTCCAGGCTGAGTTTGGTGATATCTGattcaacagaaatgtttgtcaGTGTAAAATGTTACCAAGAGCTGTTTAATGAGATTAGACGGAAACAAAGTAAAAAGTGCTGGTTACTCACATTTCTTTGGACCTGGCTGAATCCTGGATTCACCACACTCTTCCACACTAAAACATAATAGAAGAacaaagctttttatttttatttagtgcCTTTAACTATTACAGGTGATAGAGGAGGTCGTTATTTATAATCAAGCAGAGATGAGCTCTGGCTGAAGGAGGTTTCAGGTTGTGAAACTTAAAACCAATCAGAATTTATCACACAGGTCTCTCAGAGGCCACAAACATTTTTCCCTGAGACCTGTTGACAGACTTCGATAAATAAAATCCTTGCATCATGACCATCAAAATCTTCAGAAAGTTAAAAGCACATCTAggggcagatctaggatttttccaaatcaggggccataactGGGCAGGGGCCGATTACATGTTCAACATCAATGTATACAGTTCCTGGTTCAGTAAAATGCACATTTACTGCCATTGCTTGATTGCTGTCAGCTCTATAACTTTGAGCAAAGACGCACAtaattgaatacattttgaaaatcgTGACTGGTTACATCACATTGTGTACTTAAAAAAGCTTCTACAATAAAATTCTAAACAAATTGTCACATTCattcttatatatattatatatattcttgATTCTGGCCCTGGTCTCTACCTGAGTTTCTGCAGGCTGCATTGTGGCGCATCCAGTAGAgcagacagcagctgcaggcccAGGTCTCCTGGGTGGTTGTAGCTCAGGTTGAGCTCCCTCACACCGGATGAGTTCAGAGCAGACGCCAGGTAAGTGCAGCCTTCTTCTGTCACTCTGCACAGGGACAATCTTTGAGAGAAGACACCGAGACATTTTATCCATCTTGATCTCCATCACAAATGACAGCAGCGAGCAGAGTCTGCATGTTTGGCTCTGCACTGTACGCtccttttaaataattcatctgGAATGGAATTTCACTCGAGGGCACTCACATGAGTATTTCCAGTTTGCAATGAGGACTCCCCAGTCCCTCTGCGAGCTTTGAGATTCCTGTGTCCTGAAAGTCGTTGTCAGTGAGGTCCAGGACTTTGAGCTGGCAGGATGCTGAGCTGAGAAATGAGGCCAGGGCGTCACAGCTTCGATCAGTCAGGTTGCAGCTCCTCAGTCTAAGAGAATAAAGTGTAAAACCATTTGCTCACAGATGGAAAATGATCATGAATAAAAACTTAGAGAGACATGTCAGATTTGGACCTCAGTGTCTCCAGTTTGCTTTTCTTCAGTCCAGCAGAGAGCAGTATAATCCCTGAGTCTGTCAGGCTGTTGTTACTCAGGTCCAGCTCTCTCATTTTAGACAAGCTGATGCAGTTTGCCAGGATTTCACAGCAGGTCACAGTGAGATTACATGATTTCAGACTGGAATAGAAAAGGTGAGAGGAGAGGTCAATAATGGAATAAAGAAAGGATATTTATTTGacactttaattattttttgtttgctcCAGGGCCTAtgcattaacatggaggaggtaagGTTTATGGCTtttacagcagccagccaccagggggcaatcgagGCGCTTTGGCATCACTTCGGTCCATCTTCATTCACAGTCTGCagtgcagcttggttgaatttaaaaggactgttgggccttgggaAAGGTATATGTACTCTACCGAGTGCCGTTCTAGTTCATCAAAACACTTACTTTGCCACTTGAGCAGTTTTAACAACAGGCAGCAGCCTCACAAGTCCCTCCTCAGACCTGGTGTAGTTGCTCAGCTCAAACACAGTCAGTTCTTCCTCTGAAGTCAGCAGGACAAAGACCAGAGTGGTCCACTGTGCAGGGGACAGTTTGGCTTTGTTCAGACTGCCGGAGCTGAGGTAGCTCTGAATCTCCTCCACAAGCGAGTGGTCGTTCAGCTCAAAGAGGCAGTGGAAGAGATTGAGGCACCTGTCTATGGACAGACTCGACCTGATCCTCTCCttgatgtgtttgatgatctctGCTCTGGTCcgttgttttgttctgttgctgGTCATTAGATGCTTCAACAGAGTCTGACTGGACTCCAGAGACAGGCCCAACAGGAAGCGCAGAAAGATGTCAAAATGACCATTCTCACAACGCAGAGTCTTTTCCACTGCCTCCTTATAGAGGATGAGCTCTGAAGAGTCTCGGAACTGGAAGAGTCCCAAGGAGGACTTCTTCACCAGGACGTTGACGTTGTCGTTGTGGAACATGAGGAAGACGTACAAAGCAGCGAAGAATTCCTGCACACTCAGGTGCACAAAGCAGAACATCTTCTCCTCTCCTAGTGAAAGCTCCTCATTGAAGATCTGTGTGTAGACTCCTGAGAACATGGACGCCTGGGAAATATTTATTCCGTTTTTGATGAGATCTTTCTCGTAGAAGATCAAGTGGCCCTTCTCAAGCTCCTTAAAGGCCAGTTCACCCAGCAAGATGAGGTTATCTCTGACATCAGCGCTTGACTCTCGTCTTCCAGGCCACCTCTTCTTCATGTTCTGCACatacaaagacaggaagtttaTGTACATTTTAGTGAGAGTCTTTGGCGTGTCTTTACTGTCAGTTGTCGCCAGCTGTTTCCCGAGAACACTCGCCGCCATCCAGCAGAAAACTGGTATGTGGCACATGATGTGAAGACTCCTACAGGATTTCACGTGGGCGATCACCCTGTTTGCCAAGCTCTCGTTGCCAATTTTCTTCCGGAAGTAGTCATCTTTTTGCTGGTTGTTGAACCCTCGGACCTCCGTCACCAGGTCAATGTACTCCCCCGGGATCAGACTGGAAGCCACTGGGCGAGATGTGATCCAAACAAGACTCAAGGGGAGCAGTCTCCCCCTGATGAGATTGGTCAGAAGCACGGTGATTTTGGTCTGCTGCTTCCCATCGGAGATGATTTCACTCTTGTCGAAGTCCAGGCGCAGTCGGCTCTCGTCCAGACCGTCCAGGATGAAGAGCATTTTACTTTTACCATCAGTGAAGATTCCTGTGTCTTTCGTCTCCgggaaaaagacacagagaagcTCCTCTAGACTAtaggttttttttgtcatcagaTTCAGCTCTCGGAAAGCGAGTGGGAACACAAAATCCAGGTCGGTGTTAGCTGTCTTCTCAACCCAGTCTAGAGTGAATTTATTAGCAGATACCGTTTTTCCGATGCCGGCCACTCCCCTCGTGATCACCGTTCTGACATGGTGGTGGTGTCGTCCTGGTGGAGGGGTAAAGAGTTCATTGCAGTGGATTGATTTCTCCTGGGCCACATGCATCCTGGACGCCGCCTCAATCTGCCTCACCTCATGCTCCTTATTGACTTCGGCACTTCCTCCCTCAGTGATATAGAGCTCCGTGTAGATGTTATTGAGAGGTACTCTGTTTGCCTCTGTTGTGAGCCCTTCAAGCAGGTGGCTGAACTTCCTCTTTAGTGTCTCTCGAAGTTTCTGCTGACATTCAGCTACTTTGTTGTCTGAGGGAGAAAATGCGTATGAAGGTCATTTAACTTTCAGGAATAAAACTTTTCTGTCAATATGTCAAATTCCTTTTGACAGTTTGAAGGTGATGGGTTGTGTGAATTACTCACTTTGGGGCTGCAGAGACCCACAGGTGTCGTGGTTCAGTGCTTCAACGATACACCCTGccgaagaagaaaatgaaagatcaGCGGAGCCCAAACTTCCTGTTTTACATTCACCGTTTATACTGTGTCTCTACCTTGGCTGGTTGAGGTGATATTGATGTTTATGTTGCCAATGTTAGAATTGATGATGGAAGGAGCGACCACGCTGCTTCCATTCTGAGCAGAGATGCTGGGAGGTAAATGACGAACCAGAGCCTGGATAGACGGAAGTGACTCtgagagaaacaacaaaacTCGGCTTCAACAGGTTGTGACGGGAAAAAATTTATTGTAGTAAATGATTGCTGGAGTAAAACTGAGAACCAAAACAAGCAAATACATTCATGAACACAATGTTATTGACAAATCTTATCTTTGCACTGGATCCATTTCCTTGCAGTGTAAGGTATTTTCAACTCATTCAGGAgcttatgtttttatctgcgtTCAGGAAGCAGGAGTGGAGGAAAGTAGAGAGGTGTGGCCCAAGGAAGATGCCATCAAATTTAGGTGCAGATCCGATCAGGGAAATATctagaatctttttttttttccacattgctTAAtcctttttcaaaatgtttgtgaatTTCCCAAGAAATAATCCAGAGAGCTTTATGAAAAACAATCTGTATCTAACTAGTATTTATGAACAGGTGAAATGTTGTGAAG is a window of Paralichthys olivaceus isolate ysfri-2021 chromosome 21, ASM2471397v2, whole genome shotgun sequence DNA encoding:
- the LOC109643012 gene encoding NACHT, LRR and PYD domains-containing protein 3-like, with protein sequence MKTADEKQQCTDQGEDVKNMEEKSSADETDDVSQESLPSIQALVRHLPPSISAQNGSSVVAPSIINSNIGNININITSTSQGCIVEALNHDTCGSLQPQNNKVAECQQKLRETLKRKFSHLLEGLTTEANRVPLNNIYTELYITEGGSAEVNKEHEVRQIEAASRMHVAQEKSIHCNELFTPPPGRHHHHVRTVITRGVAGIGKTVSANKFTLDWVEKTANTDLDFVFPLAFRELNLMTKKTYSLEELLCVFFPETKDTGIFTDGKSKMLFILDGLDESRLRLDFDKSEIISDGKQQTKITVLLTNLIRGRLLPLSLVWITSRPVASSLIPGEYIDLVTEVRGFNNQQKDDYFRKKIGNESLANRVIAHVKSCRSLHIMCHIPVFCWMAASVLGKQLATTDSKDTPKTLTKMYINFLSLYVQNMKKRWPGRRESSADVRDNLILLGELAFKELEKGHLIFYEKDLIKNGINISQASMFSGVYTQIFNEELSLGEEKMFCFVHLSVQEFFAALYVFLMFHNDNVNVLVKKSSLGLFQFRDSSELILYKEAVEKTLRCENGHFDIFLRFLLGLSLESSQTLLKHLMTSNRTKQRTRAEIIKHIKERIRSSLSIDRCLNLFHCLFELNDHSLVEEIQSYLSSGSLNKAKLSPAQWTTLVFVLLTSEEELTVFELSNYTRSEEGLVRLLPVVKTAQVANLKSCNLTVTCCEILANCISLSKMRELDLSNNSLTDSGIILLSAGLKKSKLETLRLRSCNLTDRSCDALASFLSSASCQLKVLDLTDNDFQDTGISKLAEGLGSPHCKLEILILSLCRVTEEGCTYLASALNSSGVRELNLSYNHPGDLGLQLLSALLDAPQCSLQKLSVEECGESRIQPGPKKYITKLSLDPNTAHKDLALSKENTKADRSTPQSYPDHRERFDFWRQVLCQEGLSGRCYWETEWSGKTFIGVAYRRMCRKGEGGDSWLGRNDSSWGLSCTNDSFRVVHNATNTALTITPSSNKVAVFLDWSGGTLSFYLVSSCGSLTLLHTFQTSFTDAVYPGFHLGWVGATITLC